Proteins co-encoded in one Malus domestica chromosome 09, GDT2T_hap1 genomic window:
- the LOC103429308 gene encoding triacylglycerol lipase OBL1 isoform X1, translating into MEKTKYQDNNQSRFGVDDHDGGDDEFRYLIVRPEKGGVRDLFRYSVLADVDSGARFLESSDEEAVGGVAEVHRWVIVVSIIARKIIGFFGKPMEWTGYVVDFILNLLSLNGGVFGLLTAPLRGTVVVPQRGTETFIRTTGHLDGRIDLHSGENLAENVVASLSEGSGIKAELDNRGLMDLCMMAAKLAYENAQVVRYIVVDHWKMHFVDFYNCWNDFQKQMSTQVFILCDKPIDANLILISFRGTEPFDADDWSTDFDYSWYEIPKLGKVHMGFLEALGLGDRTNAATFYNQLIAIPNKFTPENGVGVSKRPSEGTQALSSDIMEQGGRDQYDKVVPPDMVKKSAYYAVKRKLNSLLEEHKNAKFMVTGHSLGGALAILFPSVLVLHEEMELMQRLLGVYTFGQPRVGNRELGRYMEAHLNNPVPKYFRVVYCNDLVPRLPYDDKTFLFKHFGVCLYYDSLYNEQRVEEEPNRNYFGMRYLIAAYLNAVWELIRGLTMGYTHGPEYREGWFSILLRIIGLVAPGLSAHSPTNYINSVRLGKDRVIQMLSF; encoded by the exons ATGGAAAAAACCAAGTACCAAGATAATAACCAGAGCCGTTTCGGAGTTGATGATCACGACGGCGGTGATGATGAGTTCAGGTACCTGATCGTACGGCCGGAGAAGGGAGGGGTGAGAGACTTGTTCAGGTACTCGGTGTTGGCGGACGTGGATAGTGGGGCCCGGTTTCTGGAAAGCTCAGACGAAGAGGCGGTGGGTGGAGTTGCAGAGGTTCACAGATGGGTCATTGTGGTGTCGATAATTGCTCGGAAAATAATTGGGTTTTTTGGGAAGCCGATGGAGTGGACTGGCTACGTTGTGGACTTCATCCTCAACCTCTTGTCTCTCAATGGCGGCGTCTTTGGCTTGCTTACTGCACCGCTTCGTG GAACAGTGGTAGTGCCACAGAGGGGCACAGAGACTTTCATAAGGACAACTGGACATTTAGATGGGAGGATAGACCTCCACAGTGGTGAAAACTTAGCAGAAAATGTAGTTGCTTCTCTTTCTGAAGGAAGCGGTATAAAAGCTGAACTGGATAACCGGGGTCTCATGGATCTCTGTATGATGGCTGCCAAGTTAGCGTACGAGAATGCCCAAGTCGTTAGATATATCGTGGTTGATCATTGGAAG ATGCATTTTGTGGATTTCTACAATTGCTGGAATG ATTTCCAAAAGCAGATGTCCACCCAAGTGTTCATACTTTGTGATAAGCCTATAGATGCAAATTTGATATTGATCAGCTTCAGAGGCACAGAACCTTTTGATGCCGATGATTGGAGTACCGATTTTGATTACTCTTGGTATGAAATTCCTAAGTTGGGGAAAGTACACATGGGATTCTTAGAAGCCTTAGGCTTGGGCGATAGAACGAATGCTGCAACCTTCTACAATCAACTTATAGCGATACCCAACAAATTCACTCCTGAAAATGGTGTTGGTGTTAGCAAAAGACCTTCCGAAGGTACCCAAGCATTGTCCTCAGACATCATGGAACAAGGTGGACGTGATCAGTACGACAAGGTAGTTCCACCGGACATGGTGAAGAAGTCTGCATACTATGCTGTAAAAAGAAAGCTCAATAGCTTACTAGAGGAGCACAAAAATGCAAAATTCATGGTTACTGGACATAGCCTAGGCGGCGCGCTTGCCATACTGTTCCCATCAGTGCTGGTGTTGCATGAGGAGAtggagttgatgcagaggttgCTTGGTGTGTACACATTTGGGCAGCCCCGGGTTGGTAATAGGGAACTGGGGAGGTACATGGAAGCCCATTTGAATAATCCGGTGCCAAAGTACTTCAGGGTGGTCTACTGCAACGATCTTGTGCCCCGGTTGCCTTACGATGACAAAACTTTCTTGTTTAAGCACTTTGGGGTGTGCCTTTACTATGACAGCCTATACAATGAACAA agagtggaggaggagCCAAACCGTAACTACTTTGGAATGAGATATCTGATAGCAGCATATCTCAATGCTGTTTGGGAGCTAATAAGAGGCTTAACAATGGGCTACACACATGGACCTGAGTACAGGGAGGGTTGGTTCTCCATTTTGCTAAGGATCATAGGACTTGTAGCTCCTGGTCTCTCTGCACATTCCCCCACAAATTACATCAATTCCGTGAGGCTCGGAAAGGACCGCGTTATTCAGATGCTCTCTTTTTAA
- the LOC103429308 gene encoding triacylglycerol lipase OBL1 isoform X2 encodes MEKTKYQDNNQSRFGVDDHDGGDDEFRYLIVRPEKGGVRDLFRYSVLADVDSGARFLESSDEEAVGGVAEVHRWVIVVSIIARKIIGFFGKPMEWTGYVVDFILNLLSLNGGVFGLLTAPLRGTVVVPQRGTETFIRTTGHLDGRIDLHSGENLAENVVASLSEGSGIKAELDNRGLMDLCMMAAKLAYENAQVVRYIVVDHWKMHFVDFYNCWNDFQKQMSTQVFILCDKPIDANLILISFRGTEPFDADDWSTDFDYSWYEIPKLGKVHMGFLEALGLGDRTNAATFYNQLIAIPNKFTPENGVGVSKRPSEGTQALSSDIMEQGGRDQYDKVVPPDMVKKSAYYAVKRKLNSLLEEHKNAKFMVTGHSLGGALAILFPSVLVLHEEMELMQRLLGVYTFGQPRVGNRELGRYMEAHLNNPVPKYFRVVYCNDLVPRLPYDDKTFLFKHFGVCLYYDSLYNEQHAY; translated from the exons ATGGAAAAAACCAAGTACCAAGATAATAACCAGAGCCGTTTCGGAGTTGATGATCACGACGGCGGTGATGATGAGTTCAGGTACCTGATCGTACGGCCGGAGAAGGGAGGGGTGAGAGACTTGTTCAGGTACTCGGTGTTGGCGGACGTGGATAGTGGGGCCCGGTTTCTGGAAAGCTCAGACGAAGAGGCGGTGGGTGGAGTTGCAGAGGTTCACAGATGGGTCATTGTGGTGTCGATAATTGCTCGGAAAATAATTGGGTTTTTTGGGAAGCCGATGGAGTGGACTGGCTACGTTGTGGACTTCATCCTCAACCTCTTGTCTCTCAATGGCGGCGTCTTTGGCTTGCTTACTGCACCGCTTCGTG GAACAGTGGTAGTGCCACAGAGGGGCACAGAGACTTTCATAAGGACAACTGGACATTTAGATGGGAGGATAGACCTCCACAGTGGTGAAAACTTAGCAGAAAATGTAGTTGCTTCTCTTTCTGAAGGAAGCGGTATAAAAGCTGAACTGGATAACCGGGGTCTCATGGATCTCTGTATGATGGCTGCCAAGTTAGCGTACGAGAATGCCCAAGTCGTTAGATATATCGTGGTTGATCATTGGAAG ATGCATTTTGTGGATTTCTACAATTGCTGGAATG ATTTCCAAAAGCAGATGTCCACCCAAGTGTTCATACTTTGTGATAAGCCTATAGATGCAAATTTGATATTGATCAGCTTCAGAGGCACAGAACCTTTTGATGCCGATGATTGGAGTACCGATTTTGATTACTCTTGGTATGAAATTCCTAAGTTGGGGAAAGTACACATGGGATTCTTAGAAGCCTTAGGCTTGGGCGATAGAACGAATGCTGCAACCTTCTACAATCAACTTATAGCGATACCCAACAAATTCACTCCTGAAAATGGTGTTGGTGTTAGCAAAAGACCTTCCGAAGGTACCCAAGCATTGTCCTCAGACATCATGGAACAAGGTGGACGTGATCAGTACGACAAGGTAGTTCCACCGGACATGGTGAAGAAGTCTGCATACTATGCTGTAAAAAGAAAGCTCAATAGCTTACTAGAGGAGCACAAAAATGCAAAATTCATGGTTACTGGACATAGCCTAGGCGGCGCGCTTGCCATACTGTTCCCATCAGTGCTGGTGTTGCATGAGGAGAtggagttgatgcagaggttgCTTGGTGTGTACACATTTGGGCAGCCCCGGGTTGGTAATAGGGAACTGGGGAGGTACATGGAAGCCCATTTGAATAATCCGGTGCCAAAGTACTTCAGGGTGGTCTACTGCAACGATCTTGTGCCCCGGTTGCCTTACGATGACAAAACTTTCTTGTTTAAGCACTTTGGGGTGTGCCTTTACTATGACAGCCTATACAATGAACAA CATGCTTATTAA